In Polypterus senegalus isolate Bchr_013 chromosome 12, ASM1683550v1, whole genome shotgun sequence, the following are encoded in one genomic region:
- the si:dkey-204f11.64 gene encoding guanine nucleotide-binding protein G(I)/G(S)/G(O) subunit gamma-12: MSSNNAASNLVAMRKTVQQLRQEANIRRIKVSQASSELMKFCEVNAHKDPLLMRIPTSDNPFRPPKSCCVL, encoded by the exons ATGTCAAGCAACAACGCCGCTAGTAATCTCGTTGCAATGCGAAAAACTGTGCAGCAACTTCGTCAGGAAGCGAATATCCGCAGAATCAAG GTGTCCCAGGCTTCATCTGAGCTGATGAAATTTTGTGAAGTCAACGCTCATAAAGACCCACTGCTCATGAGGATCCCGACTAGTGACAATCCCTTCCGTCCCCCCAAATCTTGCTGTGTTCTGTGA